TAAAGTATCTAATTATATCACAAATGTCACACCCAGCATTGCCAAGGCTACAAGGCTTTTTATTTATAGTCTTTCATGTATGCCTGAGGAAGACTTCATGGCAGAATTGCCTAGTGTACACAATCTGTTCTCGTGCTTTACTGTGTAGCTTAGTTTGCTAGGGATACAgttcacacactacacacacgtgcAGCACGCACAGATACAGACATATCCACTCATTTCTACTCAGATAACAAAAGACATAATTGTACCATGCATTGATGGAGCATAGTGGATAGCCAGAACTCCAGTCAGGTCAATATCAACACCAGCTTCTTCCTTTGTCTCTCGTATAGCAGCTGTTGTTAAGTGTTCCTTGTGATCAACAGCTCCTCCAGGTAAGAAGTACCTGAACGCACACGCACATAAAGATGTAATGGAAGATTCGGATATGCTCACCCATTGCTACCAAACTCTTGAACAAGAAGGAATTTATCATCACTAGGTCGCTGGCACACCACAAGTGCAAAAGCATACAGTTTAGGTCTTCCAAAATGTGGCTCTTTAGATGGAGCATGGTCATCATGGATGTGTACCTGACAATAAAGTAATCAACATGCCATTTGACTTGCATCATTCTCACCATCATGGGCAATGACTGGATGTTCATACAAATAGGACAACAGTTGTCCCTATGCCTTTGCACACTGTTGGGTACATTGATGTGGTACAATGGACAGTGTATCCATAAATCCTTTTGTGTAAAGTCTCTAGTATGACAATAGGGACATACATAAGGTCCCACATCCTTTCCCAACTGAGACACCATCTCAAGTGCTTGTTGTAAGTCAGCATTGTCTAGTTCGGTTATCATGTTTGCTCCATCCCTTACTGCCTCCATGCGAGCAGTTGCATTGTTGCAAGTCCTGCTGTGTGTTATTATGATGAAGGCACAGGGGTGCTTCTTTCTGGCATAGCTAATATGTTTGTTATCAGCTGACTGGACCCCTATCAGAATACACGCTGCATCATGTTTATCCACCAGTGAAGTGAAGGTCGACGGTGATGTTGTTACATGTGATACGAACATTAAATCCAACTTTAGTTGCGGTAAACCCGTCTTTTCTATGTCATGTTCAGACAAAAGCAGCGCTATTAAATGCCTCTTAGTTTTCTTGTCCTTTGCAGTTTTAAATCCTTTCAATAAACCCGCCATTTCAGCGATTTCTTTTACCGTTGCTTTTCACACTGAGTCAAGAGCTGAGCTAGGAGCTGAGTCATTCCTGCACGGATCTTGCATTTCTAAGTTCCGAGTTGCAAGCCAGTACCTGTTATTAAGCGCACCATAAATAATAGACGCCTATCAACACGTGTCTGGTCACGTGTTCTGTAGACGCCTACCTTAGTAACCCACCACAGTATATCAAAAGATGGAGAGTCTCAAAAAGGTCTGGAAGTCAAACGTCTTCTCCAGCCCCACTTATGGAGCGCATTCACAACGAAAACTGGCAGCGGCTAATACAACAGGTAAGGGGTTTGTGTACCAATTTAATAAAAGTGTGAAAACTAGTCCCAATAGAAGAATACAGTTGCGAATTTGGTTCAGGAAAGTTCTTTGCTCTTTGTGGATTTGGTGGTATATTGAGTTGTGGACTCACCCACACGTCAGTGGTGCCCCTTGATTTAGTCAAATGTCGAATTCAGGTTCGCATATGATTGTCTACGTTTTAATAATTGTACTGATATGTAGGTCGAGCCACAGAAATATGGTAATATGATAAAAGGTTTTGGGGTCACATTAAAAGAGGGTGGAGCCTTTGCACTAACCACAGGATGGGCACCAACATTTATTGGGTATTCCATTCAAGGACTTGGAAAGTTTGGGTTGTATGAAGTATTCAAGTTGTACTATTCTAAGTGGCTTGGAGAGGTGAGTGCATTTTATGCTCTTGTTCCTGTTATTGGTAATTTTGGTTACAGGAAACTAGTTATCGTTGGCGCACAACAATTTACTTAGCTGCATCAGCCAGTGCTGAGTTCTTTGCTGACATAGGTTTAGCTCCATGGGAAGCCCTGAAAGTCCGGATCCAAACTCAACCTGGTTGGAGTAATACATTGCGTGAAGGCCTTCCCAAACTGTACAGAGATGAAGGCCTTTGGGGGTGAGCTCATTGTCTTGTGCTGCTTCACAGAACTACCTCCTGTCCTTGTACATACTCTAACAGGTTTTATAAGGGACTAAGCCCTCTGTGGATGAGGCAGATTCCATATACAATGATGAAGTTTGCTTGCTTTGAGCGAACCATTGAATTTCTCTACAAAAATGTAGTACCTGTTCCACGGTATGTTTACATCAACTCCTCTGTTTGCACTGTAATATATTCATAATACAGGGACCAGTTGCCCAAGTCCCAACAACTAGTTGTAACATTTGCTGCTGGCTACATAGCTGGTGTATTCTGTGccctagtttctcatccagctgACTCAGTTGTATCAAAGTTAAATTCAGATGCTGGAAGTACTGCTATCCAGGCTGCCAAGACATTGGGTTGGAAAGGTACAGAAAATCACATATGATTTAAACATGTCCTAGCTGTTGTATTTCAGGTCTATGGAAGGGATTAGGAGCAAGGATATTGATGATAGGAACACTTACCGGATTACAATGGTTTATCTATGATTCTGTCAAGGTGTACTTCCGTATGCCTCGTCCACCTCCCCCCACCATGCCTGAGAGTATGAAGAGAAAATTAGAAGCTACTGACTCTCAATAAATGTTATAGGATGCTATTTGCTATTGTATTTGTGAAATAGAATACCTATCTATTTATCATTAACAGAAGTGGCACATCAACTTGCTTTCTAGAAGCAAGTGCTGCAATATTATTGTTTCTCTGGTATTTTTTACTTCACTGCTTGTTCTTTCAGTCCGTCTCATTTTTTTAGTAATGTCTCCAACATGGTATGGCACATTAGAAGACATCGGGGAACATGGTAACATCCTGTACAAGAGTACGTAAAAACTAGTTGCTGCATGACTACAAACCTTTAAATGGTCCACCTTTGAATTTCTGGTTTATGTGGCCTTCTCTAGTTAGGTAACCATACCATTCACCATGTTGAGGATCTGGAAACTGCAAGTCAATAAACACTTAACACACGAATGTTGGAGCGGCTTACATGTTTTAAGGTGTAGTCGAGTACTTCACAAAATCTTTTCCAAATTGCATCATCTCTGGTGACCTGGTAGACCATCAGTAAGCTGATCAGTGTCTCATTGTGCACCCACCACAACTTCATATTCCATTCTAACTGAGTCGGGTCATGACCATCTACATCAAGAAAGTAAAATATACCACCATGTTCTTTGTCCCATCCTGCATTAAGTGGTGTCATAATGAAATCCTCTATAGCTATCTTCTTTAGGTCAGGCAGGTCTTGCTGCTGAGCCTCTGTTAGCAGCATCCATCCAGCTTCAATAGCGTGACCTGGAGTCATCAAACGACCACCACTTCCAGGCAGCTCACTTGCATCATCACTGACATTCTCACAAATCCACTTCTTGTCTCTCTGTTATAAAATGATATCGCAATACATTACCATGGCGTAATAGTATTGATGAACAATATGGAGAGATTAATGTACAGTGTAAGGTTGCTTTTTTTTATGAGATGTATCATACCTGCAAATGGGTCTGAATTTTTTGAATGCTCCATGATATCTCCTTTTCATACTGTTTCCTCTTAGTAGTGTCATTTCCACACACTTCTTGTAGCACATTTAGTAACATCATGGGTCGGCCAAGTTCACTGGTGCCTCTGGTGAGATACCCACTGCCTAGTGATGAGCTGTCCACCATTATCCACTGAATTAGTTGTCCCAGCATCTTCTctgctgcttcctttaaagacaCGGCATTATAAACACCAAATTTACATGTGACACTCGCCATATAGTGGTTGGTGCCTGTAGCTCGAGCCAACTCAGCTAGGGCCATTGTGTAGAAACATTCTGTGAATGGTTTTCTCTGTAGCTTCACTGGATTACCCTCTCTGCTAACCATAAAGTAGCAACGCTGCTCACCAGAAACTTTCACATGTTGCAGAATAAATTCTATTCCTGGATAAGTAACAAGCAGGTAAAATTGCTGCAACATGGACAGAATTGTACCAGCTTTTGCAGCCTCCAATACTTCAGCTGTATGATAACGTTCCAGTGAATTATATAATTTGGCATACATCCACA
The Dysidea avara chromosome 7, odDysAvar1.4, whole genome shotgun sequence genome window above contains:
- the LOC136260678 gene encoding solute carrier family 25 member 3-like isoform X2, which codes for MESLKKVWKSNVFSSPTYGAHSQRKLAAANTTEEYSCEFGSGKFFALCGFGGILSCGLTHTSVVPLDLVKCRIQVEPQKYGNMIKGFGVTLKEGGAFALTTGWAPTFIGYSIQGLGKFGLYEVFKLYYSKWLGEETSYRWRTTIYLAASASAEFFADIGLAPWEALKVRIQTQPGWSNTLREGLPKLYRDEGLWGFYKGLSPLWMRQIPYTMMKFACFERTIEFLYKNVVPVPRDQLPKSQQLVVTFAAGYIAGVFCALVSHPADSVVSKLNSDAGSTAIQAAKTLGWKGLWKGLGARILMIGTLTGLQWFIYDSVKVYFRMPRPPPPTMPESMKRKLEATDSQ
- the LOC136260674 gene encoding N-acylglucosamine 2-epimerase-like → MAWTLDSVLDRLTTELDSVMQFWLQHSHDKQFGGFLHCLSREGKVFDTVKYGWMVCRQVWMYAKLYNSLERYHTAEVLEAAKAGIEFILQHVKVSGEQRCYFMVSREGNPVKLQRKPFTECFYTMALAELARATGTNHYMEAAEKMLGQLIQWIMVDSSSLGSGYLTRGTSELGRPMMLLNVLQEVCGNDTTKRKQYEKEISWSIQKIQTHLQRDKKWICENVSDDASELPGSGGRLMTPGHAIEAGWMLLTEAQQQDLPDLKKIAIEDFIMTPLNAGWDKEHGGIFYFLDVDGHDPTQLEWNMKLWWVHNETLISLLMVYQVTRDDAIWKRFCEVLDYTLKHFPDPQHGEWYGYLTREGHINQKFKGGPFKGCYHVPRCLLMCHTMLETLLKK
- the LOC136260678 gene encoding solute carrier family 25 member 3-like isoform X1, with product MESLKKVWKSNVFSSPTYGAHSQRKLAAANTTVPIEEYSCEFGSGKFFALCGFGGILSCGLTHTSVVPLDLVKCRIQVEPQKYGNMIKGFGVTLKEGGAFALTTGWAPTFIGYSIQGLGKFGLYEVFKLYYSKWLGEETSYRWRTTIYLAASASAEFFADIGLAPWEALKVRIQTQPGWSNTLREGLPKLYRDEGLWGFYKGLSPLWMRQIPYTMMKFACFERTIEFLYKNVVPVPRDQLPKSQQLVVTFAAGYIAGVFCALVSHPADSVVSKLNSDAGSTAIQAAKTLGWKGLWKGLGARILMIGTLTGLQWFIYDSVKVYFRMPRPPPPTMPESMKRKLEATDSQ
- the LOC136260677 gene encoding uncharacterized protein translates to MAGLLKGFKTAKDKKTKRHLIALLLSEHDIEKTGLPQLKLDLMFVSHVTTSPSTFTSLVDKHDAACILIGVQSADNKHISYARKKHPCAFIIITHSRTCNNATARMEAVRDGANMITELDNADLQQALEMVSQLGKDVGPYVCPYCHTRDFTQKDLWIHCPLYHINVPNSVQRHRDNCCPICMNIQSLPMMVHIHDDHAPSKEPHFGRPKLYAFALVVCQRPSDDKFLLVQEFGSNGYFLPGGAVDHKEHLTTAAIRETKEEAGVDIDLTGVLAIHYAPSMHENYVRLFAIFVATPKDENQRPKTLPDFESAGAVWVSAEEIPSLKLRGDEPLVYINEKYCKGATVHPLSLFEF